The Nostoc sp. MS1 genome segment CGTTGGGACATAGTGCGACAATGAACGTTTTCACACTACTTAGCGTAATAAACACCGCCGAAACCATTAAGATGTAGATCGACCATTCACCCGCGCGTCCTGGCCAAAACAACAATGACACCCATTCACCCGGAGAATTTGAGTGTTCTAGAAAATTCACTCTCCCTAGCGATCGGTGAAGATTTCTCCCTAGAAAATGACCCCGACGTAATTCAGCAGCTGATTGGTGATAAGCGATCGCTCAATACCAAGCGCGAATACCAGAAGGACTTGAAAGATTTTTTCTTATTCGTCGCCAAAAAGAACCCAGCCGGGACTTAGTGTTAGAGTTTCTTCACCTGGAACAGCGTCACGCGGTTGCTGTGGTTCTCAAGTACAAGGCGCACCTGATCAAGAAAAAACTGGCTGAAGCTACGGTGAATCGTCGCCTCAGTGCTATCAAGTCAATGGTAGAGATGGGGCGACGGCTGGGGGTCTGCAATTTTTCTTTGGATGATGTCAAAGGTGAAAGGGTCGAAACCTACCGGGACACTACGGGTATTTCAGCTACTGACTATGCCAAAGTCATCGCGTTGGTTGACCAAAACACATTAAAGGGCAAGCGTGATTATGCCATTCTGCGGTTACTTTGGGATAATGGCTTGCGCCGCAATGAGATAGTCAACTTAAATGTAAGTGATTTTAACCCCAAGGAGAAAACGCTTTTTATTCTGGGTAAGGGCAAGGGTAGCCAAAAGGATATTCTTGATCTATCGGATAAAACTGCAATGGCGATCGCTGATTGGATAAAAGCTAGTAAGAAAAAAACGTGGCGATGACCCGCTTTTTACGGTGCTGGCATATCACAAAAATGGAGCGAGATTAACCGGGGAAGCAATGAGGCGATTGGTGGATGGGTTATGTAAGCAAGCCGGAATTACTAAGAAGATGTCACCCCATCGCGTCCGCCACAGTGCGATTACTACAGTTTTGGATCTCAATAATGGCAACTACCGCGCTACCCAGCGATTCAGTAGACACGCCCAGGTGCAGACGGTGTTGAAATATGATGATAACCGCCAGCGTTTGCAAAAGCAGATGAGTGATTCGATATCAGAATTGATTTAAAAATTCACCAAAACTAATGCGTTGAATAATGGATTGGAGTAATAGGGGCGTAAACTAATTACTACGGGATAGTTCAATGGTAAGTAACATTGTTTATACTTGAGAGTGTGGCATTCCGCAAGTATATCCACTTATTACAATGCCTAAGATACAGATTACTTAGCATTTTTATAGTCGTAACTAAAAATAATTCTTTTTAAAAATTTTCATATTTTCAAAATAATAAGAATCATCTTTGTCTAATTTCATAAAATTGCAAAATTCTTCGTAGCACTCATCAAAATTGGTATTTTTCCACAATAAAGATTGTTTATGTAATTTTTGATTGCATGAAATTCATTCAATATACAATCAAAAAGATTGTTTCGTCTATAATTTTATTAGGGTTTATAAAATATAAAAACTCCTCCTTTCTAGTTATAAAAAATAAAAACATACTTTTAATATAATTTTCATAATTTACATCTTTATACTCTTCTCCTATTGCGTATAACAAATAAGATAAATCATGCTCTTGTAAGAAATCTTCAATAGGTTTATTTGAATAATTGCTCCAAACAACTTTATATATGGTTTTTCTCTCATCATTATCAATATCTCGAAACGCTAAAATATTTGTACACAACTGTTTTATATCTCCATATCTTTGAATGTTATCAACTATTGCTGCTGCTAAATTAGATATTAAATTTTCTTTTACTGTATCTTTGTACAAGTTTAACATTACTCTATCTCTAGCGAGAGATTTATTCTTTTTGTTGTTCTAATTCAGATTTTAATTTTTCAATTTCGCTCAATAATAAAGTATTATCGTGAATATATTGTAAACTATTCATTTTTTCAATAACTTCAGTTATATTATCAAAATCGAAATATTCAAATCTGACACGATTTTTTGCATAGAAGTTATGCAAAAGTTTTTCAACTTTTCTTGCGTCATTAACAGTTATATAATGTACTAATTTTAACTCA includes the following:
- a CDS encoding GIY-YIG nuclease family protein, with product MSEVNNIEYVYLFNLDGTNRYKIGMTSNTPETRLTSVQYENKAFELKLVHYITVNDARKVEKLLHNFYAKNRVRFEYFDFDNITEVIEKMNSLQYIHDNTLLLSEIEKLKSELEQQKE